In one Streptomyces sp. NBC_01288 genomic region, the following are encoded:
- a CDS encoding NADAR family protein, with amino-acid sequence MAWRRPTYRMVDGERIDGVWCHIWRRTDFSGEYYVDDLVLYADGSVSCDAKDLPGLKRQLDTGRLALTSPDTPVRLDERSKWESRWGEPRTPESFLLEVADLVEELNGRPTAARRCWDAAERFAREPSEANRELLRAAYLAVPQHLRIFVLGDMDRQDRPLRILLTDVGSHVDGDGPLVTAEMHEAQLEYFRRGEAAVAEAERQRAALHADDPVTAGRATVTSHQAVYPRGWPTEPDLFVLRNDFPSPIAYDGETYPSVLHGYWALSAADPADRAAIREAPSGWDAQELGGGVVRRDGWTGLRLAVMAGLLRAKFTQHPELAAVLLGTEDARISYTGYSDSPFWLDERDDRGRNWVGRLLELVRSELTLAQETQEGEKVHITE; translated from the coding sequence ATGGCATGGCGGAGACCGACGTATCGGATGGTGGACGGGGAACGGATCGACGGGGTCTGGTGCCACATCTGGCGGCGAACCGACTTCAGTGGCGAGTACTACGTCGACGATCTCGTCCTGTACGCCGACGGGAGCGTTTCCTGCGATGCCAAGGATCTGCCCGGTCTGAAGAGGCAGCTGGACACCGGCCGGCTCGCGCTGACATCTCCCGATACTCCCGTGAGGCTGGATGAGCGGTCGAAGTGGGAGTCCCGGTGGGGTGAGCCGCGCACCCCGGAGAGTTTTCTGCTCGAAGTCGCCGACCTGGTCGAGGAGTTGAACGGTCGGCCGACCGCCGCTCGGCGCTGCTGGGACGCCGCGGAACGCTTCGCGCGGGAGCCGAGCGAGGCGAACCGGGAGCTGTTGCGGGCGGCGTATCTCGCCGTACCGCAGCATCTGCGCATCTTCGTGCTCGGCGACATGGACCGGCAGGACCGCCCGTTGCGGATCCTCCTCACCGACGTGGGCTCGCATGTCGACGGGGACGGTCCCCTGGTGACGGCGGAGATGCACGAGGCCCAGCTGGAGTACTTCCGGCGCGGGGAGGCGGCGGTCGCGGAGGCTGAGCGGCAGCGGGCCGCGCTCCACGCCGACGACCCGGTCACGGCCGGGCGGGCGACCGTCACCTCGCACCAGGCCGTCTACCCGCGGGGCTGGCCGACCGAGCCGGACCTGTTCGTGCTGCGGAACGACTTCCCCTCGCCCATCGCCTACGACGGCGAGACATACCCGTCCGTCCTGCACGGCTACTGGGCCCTTTCGGCGGCCGACCCCGCCGACCGTGCCGCTATCCGAGAGGCACCCTCCGGGTGGGACGCGCAGGAGCTGGGCGGCGGGGTCGTACGGCGGGACGGGTGGACCGGGCTGCGGCTCGCGGTGATGGCGGGGCTGCTGCGGGCCAAGTTCACCCAGCATCCGGAACTCGCGGCGGTCCTGCTCGGCACGGAGGACGCGCGCATCAGCTACACCGGTTACTCGGACTCGCCGTTCTGGCTCGACGAGCGCGACGACCGGGGGCGCAACTGGGTGGGGCGGCTGCTGGAGCTGGTCCGGTCGGAGCTGACCCTGGCCCAGGAGACGCAAGAAGGCGAGAAGGTTCATATAACCGAATAA
- a CDS encoding polyphosphate kinase 2 family protein, with protein MAEKGAKRKSGKKSGTVPVADLLRVPAGRPVDLSSYDAAATPGGPADKAAGLKDTARMGEHLADLQERLWASSTAGDGRRLLLVLQGMDTSGKGGTVKHVIGLFNPSGCRISAFKAPTPEERKHDFLWRIRRALPHPGEIGIFDRSHYEDVLIARVRELAPHREINDRYTQINRFEKSLTDDGVTVVKCFLHISYDQQQRRLLERLDNPDKHWKFNPGDIAERALWPAYQQAYEIALDRCSTPDAPWYLIPADRKWYRNWAISRLLLEHLTALDPQYPKADFDVAKSREQLLSSG; from the coding sequence ATGGCCGAGAAGGGCGCGAAGCGCAAGAGCGGGAAGAAGAGCGGGACGGTCCCCGTCGCCGACCTCCTGCGCGTCCCCGCCGGCCGCCCGGTCGACCTCTCCTCCTACGACGCGGCAGCCACCCCCGGCGGCCCCGCCGACAAGGCCGCCGGCCTCAAGGACACCGCCCGGATGGGCGAACACCTCGCCGACCTGCAAGAACGCCTCTGGGCATCGAGCACGGCCGGCGACGGGCGCCGCCTGCTCCTGGTCCTCCAGGGCATGGACACCAGCGGCAAGGGCGGCACGGTCAAGCACGTCATCGGCCTGTTCAACCCCTCCGGCTGCCGGATCAGCGCCTTCAAGGCACCCACCCCCGAAGAGCGCAAGCACGACTTCCTCTGGCGCATCAGACGCGCCCTCCCCCACCCCGGCGAGATCGGCATCTTCGACCGCTCCCACTACGAGGACGTCCTCATCGCCCGCGTCCGCGAACTCGCCCCGCACCGCGAGATCAACGACCGCTACACCCAGATCAACCGCTTCGAGAAGTCCCTGACCGACGACGGCGTGACGGTCGTCAAGTGCTTCCTCCACATCTCCTACGACCAGCAGCAGCGCCGCCTGCTCGAACGCCTCGACAACCCGGACAAGCACTGGAAGTTCAACCCGGGCGACATCGCGGAACGCGCGCTCTGGCCCGCGTACCAACAGGCGTACGAGATCGCCCTCGACCGCTGTTCCACGCCGGACGCCCCCTGGTACCTGATCCCGGCCGACCGCAAGTGGTACCGGAACTGGGCGATCAGCCGCCTCCTCCTGGAACATCTGACGGCACTGGACCCGCAGTATCCGAAGGCGGACTTCGACGTGGCCAAGTCCCGGGAGCAGCTGCTGAGTTCGGGCTGA
- a CDS encoding slipin family protein: MLQELLVAGAAAGSACVVYVAAAARVVKQYERGVVFRLGRVAGEVRAPGFTMVVPFVDRLRKVNMQIVTMPIPAQEGITRDNVTVRVDAVVYFKVVNAADAIITVEDYRFAVSQMAQTSLRSIIGKSDLDDLLSSREKLNQGLELMIDSPAVGWGVQIDRVEIKDVSLPETMKRSMARQAEADRERRARIINADAELQASKKLAEAAGVMSEQPAALQLRLLQTVVAVAAEKNSTLVLPFPVELLRFLERAQPQQPSPVPPPPAVDP; encoded by the coding sequence ATGCTCCAGGAACTGCTGGTGGCGGGCGCGGCGGCCGGTTCCGCGTGCGTCGTCTACGTGGCTGCGGCGGCCAGGGTCGTCAAGCAGTACGAGCGCGGGGTCGTGTTCCGCCTCGGGCGGGTGGCCGGCGAGGTGCGGGCACCCGGCTTCACCATGGTCGTCCCGTTCGTGGACCGGCTCCGCAAGGTCAACATGCAGATCGTGACGATGCCCATCCCCGCGCAGGAGGGCATCACACGGGACAACGTGACCGTGCGCGTCGACGCGGTGGTCTACTTCAAGGTCGTCAACGCGGCCGACGCGATCATCACGGTCGAGGACTACCGCTTCGCGGTCTCGCAGATGGCCCAGACGTCACTGCGGTCGATCATCGGCAAGAGCGACCTCGACGATCTGCTCTCCAGCCGCGAAAAGCTCAACCAGGGGCTGGAGTTGATGATCGACAGCCCGGCCGTCGGCTGGGGCGTGCAGATCGACCGCGTCGAGATCAAGGACGTCTCCCTCCCCGAGACGATGAAGCGCTCCATGGCCCGGCAGGCCGAGGCCGACCGTGAGCGGCGGGCCCGGATCATCAACGCGGACGCCGAGTTGCAGGCCTCGAAGAAGCTGGCGGAGGCCGCCGGGGTGATGTCCGAACAGCCCGCCGCACTCCAACTGCGCCTGCTGCAAACGGTGGTGGCGGTCGCTGCCGAGAAGAACTCGACGCTCGTGCTCCCCTTCCCGGTGGAGTTGCTGCGCTTCCTGGAACGCGCGCAGCCGCAACAGCCGTCTCCCGTGCCGCCCCCGCCCGCCGTGGACCCGTAG
- a CDS encoding polysaccharide deacetylase family protein: MTIRVRRVAAACALGAALTACGAPSAPHASRPAPSAPSAAVSRPPTLAPGPAGLTPVFKNGPRVDGKTVALTFDADMTADEGPRAAAGEHFDNPQLISTLRTLKVPATVFMTGRWADEYPAEAHAIGRDPQFEIANHSYSHYAFTGDCYGLPTVSPDRMKADVERAYTAFKKAGVPNAMPYFRFPGGCYDRQALKTLSAVGVTAVQWDVVSGDAFATDSDAVAQQVLDGVKPGSVVVMHCTRSAAPATERAVRMIVPELRKKGYRFVKVSELIGATDRHR, encoded by the coding sequence GTGACCATTCGAGTACGACGAGTCGCCGCCGCCTGTGCACTCGGCGCCGCGCTCACCGCCTGCGGGGCCCCCTCGGCGCCCCATGCCAGCCGTCCGGCGCCCAGCGCGCCCTCCGCCGCCGTCTCGCGGCCGCCCACTCTCGCGCCCGGCCCCGCCGGTCTGACCCCGGTCTTCAAGAACGGTCCGCGGGTGGACGGCAAGACCGTCGCGCTGACCTTCGACGCCGACATGACCGCCGACGAGGGACCTCGCGCGGCGGCGGGCGAGCACTTCGACAATCCGCAGTTGATCTCCACGCTGCGCACGCTGAAGGTGCCGGCGACCGTGTTCATGACCGGGCGATGGGCCGACGAGTACCCGGCCGAGGCCCACGCCATCGGACGCGACCCGCAGTTTGAGATCGCCAACCATTCGTACAGCCACTACGCCTTCACCGGTGACTGCTACGGCCTGCCGACCGTGTCCCCGGACCGGATGAAGGCGGACGTGGAGCGGGCGTACACCGCTTTCAAGAAGGCGGGCGTGCCGAACGCGATGCCGTACTTCCGCTTCCCCGGCGGGTGTTACGACCGGCAGGCGCTGAAGACGCTGAGCGCGGTCGGTGTCACGGCGGTGCAGTGGGACGTGGTGAGCGGCGACGCGTTCGCGACGGACTCGGACGCCGTGGCCCAGCAGGTCCTGGACGGTGTGAAGCCCGGCTCGGTGGTCGTCATGCACTGCACGCGCAGCGCCGCCCCGGCGACCGAACGCGCCGTCCGCATGATCGTGCCCGAGCTGCGGAAGAAGGGGTACCGGTTCGTGAAGGTCTCCGAGCTGATCGGGGCGACGGACCGGCACCGCTGA